A genome region from Schaalia sp. 19OD2882 includes the following:
- a CDS encoding fibronectin type III domain-containing protein encodes MSVGIELGMWGNPSSGSMTVEAAYFLRSDAYGHNWSNVLHRTGSISGDVEVSFQSGFGQTVVKEVARQRTTVALKYGATTRANFSAQLGPIWNGGRPEVTAGVTLPARPHVAPRPPKNPAAAWVADRRTRVTWEGDYTGATGAQPWSGVRVQRYTGSDKTWRTIAVLPWSATAFDDASAPLNEHTEYAIVAYNSAGQSPAAWAGTVNTRPATPVNVQAVKDGQDVIVSWEQKSSPISYITGYDVLDGGVVVGQVQGGASQQWTHVGPSTSTTHTYTVVAKTIRPALSSAQSLPSPTVRLLAPPDAPTLVAPSGYATPGQVELTWVHTPTDASRQTRAEVRHRQQGASSWTTSIVTGQAQKSAVDLQVGSWEWQARTWGSYMSGQEQGASPWAAVKTLMVVDAPTVQITNPPDGTVAVSSITVSWAYWQAQGSAQAGAQVEVARGGQVIEEKQVQGPATQAALDTRFEDGAAYTITIRVRSGHGIWSEVDTRNVTVDYPEPPAPLVEVTWDDQLGQALIQITNPAAGADQAETVSNTVERSVDGGATWEPVATDLPVSAALTDREGLSNGQTQYRVSAVSALPSSASTTVTLDAESWAIWLTGGQDGTTTVGLFYDPEHTLAPALLNREVHHFAGRLLGVEMAGTQRSRVIGISATLLDEDMPLLLRLEELALTPGPILYRDPAGRRLFASLSGVQLSRQLSTAWKVKAQVEEVGRG; translated from the coding sequence ATGTCAGTCGGCATCGAGCTGGGGATGTGGGGAAACCCGTCCTCAGGGTCGATGACGGTGGAGGCCGCGTACTTCCTGAGGTCGGACGCCTACGGACACAACTGGTCGAACGTCCTGCATCGGACGGGGTCGATCTCGGGTGATGTCGAGGTCTCGTTCCAGTCCGGGTTCGGCCAGACGGTCGTCAAGGAGGTCGCCCGCCAGCGCACCACCGTCGCCCTGAAATATGGGGCGACCACGAGGGCGAATTTCAGCGCTCAGCTGGGGCCGATCTGGAATGGCGGCAGGCCGGAGGTCACGGCAGGTGTGACGCTACCAGCGCGCCCGCACGTGGCGCCGCGCCCACCGAAGAACCCGGCAGCCGCGTGGGTCGCGGACAGGCGCACCAGGGTCACGTGGGAGGGAGACTACACGGGCGCCACGGGAGCGCAGCCCTGGTCGGGGGTGCGCGTCCAGCGGTACACCGGCTCCGACAAAACATGGCGGACGATCGCGGTCCTGCCATGGTCAGCGACCGCGTTCGACGACGCGTCTGCTCCCCTCAACGAACACACCGAGTACGCGATCGTCGCCTACAACAGCGCGGGCCAGTCACCAGCGGCGTGGGCAGGCACGGTCAACACGAGGCCGGCGACTCCGGTGAACGTGCAGGCCGTCAAGGACGGCCAGGACGTCATCGTCTCCTGGGAGCAGAAGTCCTCGCCGATCAGCTACATCACTGGCTACGACGTCCTGGACGGCGGGGTCGTGGTCGGCCAGGTGCAGGGCGGAGCATCCCAGCAGTGGACCCACGTCGGCCCGTCGACGTCGACCACGCACACGTACACGGTGGTCGCCAAGACAATCCGGCCGGCACTGTCGTCAGCGCAGTCGCTCCCGTCACCGACTGTGCGCCTGCTCGCCCCGCCTGACGCCCCGACCCTGGTAGCCCCGAGCGGCTATGCGACGCCCGGCCAGGTGGAGCTCACCTGGGTGCACACGCCGACGGACGCGTCCAGGCAGACACGCGCCGAGGTCCGCCACCGCCAGCAGGGCGCCTCCTCGTGGACGACCAGCATCGTCACGGGGCAGGCGCAGAAGTCGGCGGTCGACCTGCAGGTCGGCTCCTGGGAGTGGCAGGCCAGAACCTGGGGCTCCTACATGAGTGGGCAAGAACAGGGTGCCTCACCGTGGGCGGCAGTCAAGACCCTCATGGTCGTCGACGCGCCCACGGTCCAGATCACGAACCCGCCTGACGGGACCGTCGCGGTCTCCTCGATCACCGTCTCCTGGGCCTACTGGCAAGCCCAAGGGTCCGCGCAGGCGGGCGCGCAGGTCGAGGTCGCAAGAGGCGGCCAAGTCATCGAGGAAAAGCAGGTCCAAGGGCCAGCCACGCAGGCGGCACTGGACACGCGCTTCGAGGACGGCGCCGCCTACACGATCACCATCAGAGTCCGCTCCGGCCACGGCATATGGTCCGAGGTCGACACGCGAAATGTCACGGTCGACTACCCCGAGCCGCCGGCGCCTCTGGTCGAGGTCACATGGGACGACCAGCTGGGGCAGGCGCTGATTCAGATCACCAACCCGGCCGCAGGCGCAGACCAGGCAGAGACCGTGTCCAACACGGTCGAACGCTCCGTCGACGGCGGCGCAACCTGGGAACCGGTAGCCACCGACCTGCCAGTGTCCGCCGCCCTCACGGACAGGGAGGGCCTGTCCAACGGCCAGACCCAGTACCGGGTCTCCGCAGTCTCGGCGCTCCCCTCGTCCGCGTCGACCACTGTCACCCTGGACGCAGAGTCCTGGGCGATCTGGCTCACAGGCGGGCAGGACGGCACGACCACCGTCGGCCTGTTCTACGACCCCGAGCACACGCTCGCGCCCGCCCTCCTCAACCGGGAGGTCCACCACTTCGCCGGCCGACTACTCGGCGTCGAAATGGCCGGCACACAGCGCTCGCGGGTCATCGGGATCTCGGCGACGCTGCTCGATGAGGACATGCCTCTGCTGCTGCGGTTGGAGGAGCTGGCGCTGACGCCAGGCCCGATCCTGTACCGGGATCCTGCGGGGCGCAGACTCTTCGCGTCCCTGTCGGGCGTCCAGCTGTCCAGGCAGCTGTCGACCGCGTGGAAGGTAAAGGCGCAGGTCGAGGAGGTTGGTCGTGGCTGA